TTCCTGCACCGTCGTCATGGCGTATTCGTTGAACCACATCCGCTGGCCTTGCGCGTTGGCATAAGCTGCCTCGACCTGGGCATAGAGCGCCGGGTCGGCCGCCTGTATTGCGAACAATACGTTGTGGGCGAATTCGTGGACGAGGATCGTCTCGCCGTAATAGCGGCTGGAGCGAAGGCCCAGCACGTCCTCCTCCGCCACCGCCGTGCGCTGCCCGCCGATGCCACGCGCGCGGGCATCCCAGTATGCGCGGTCGCTCAGGGCGCCGATGCGTTCATCATAATGCAGCCGCTCGCACCGGGTCAGGCGGATGTCGTCTGCGGCGGGTTTGGTCCAGTGCGCATTCTCGGGCAGATCGAGCAGCGCCTCGTCCTCGGCGATGACCGACACGGTGTAATCCTGCCGCACCAGTTCGGCCGCGAGATCGGGGCGGGTGGCGAGCATGTCCGCAATCATCGCCTGCGCGGCCGCCAGCGCTTCGTCGCGCACGCGGTCGCTGGAGCGGACGGGGATGCCGGCAGCGGCGACCTGCTTGGTGTAGAACGGCCTGTCCGGCGCCACAGGCATCGCCGCGCAGGCCGCCAGGGCGACCGGCGCGGCCAGCCAGGCGGTCCGCAAACGTATCGTCAATACA
This is a stretch of genomic DNA from Aurantiacibacter arachoides. It encodes these proteins:
- a CDS encoding glycoside hydrolase; the encoded protein is MTIRLRTAWLAAPVALAACAAMPVAPDRPFYTKQVAAAGIPVRSSDRVRDEALAAAQAMIADMLATRPDLAAELVRQDYTVSVIAEDEALLDLPENAHWTKPAADDIRLTRCERLHYDERIGALSDRAYWDARARGIGGQRTAVAEEDVLGLRSSRYYGETILVHEFAHNVLFAIQAADPALYAQVEAAYANAQGQRMWFNEYAMTTVQEYWAEGTQFWFDSNKLVVVDGQRILNHADLAAYDPALYAALAQAYSPRHRLARDPFWMSEARVPPGPIPRNTAEEC